One segment of Amycolatopsis alba DSM 44262 DNA contains the following:
- the pepN gene encoding aminopeptidase N: MPAPNLTRDQAKLRADLLDVESYDIELDLTDGRGGPGEKTFTSKTTIKFASARSGEASWVDIVAEGIESAVLNGTDLDVSGYVEDKGVELPALAESNELTVDAVCRYMNTGEGLHRFVDPVDDGVYLYTQFETADAKRMFACFDQPDLKSVYRLTVIAPKDWKVISNALIESAEETPEGAVRTVFKVSERISTYLVALIAGPYSEWRDEFSDEHRTIPLGIYCRASLAEHMDADKLFTETKQGFAFYHEKFATPYPFSKYDQLFVPEFNAGAMENAGAVTFLEDYVFRSRVTRYAYERRAETLLHEMAHMWFGDLVTMRWWDDLWLNESFATFASVLAQAEATEYKNAWTSFANIEKSWAYRQDQLPSTHPIAADIVDLHAVEVNFDGITYAKGASVLKQLVAYVGLEHFLEGLKVYFGKHAWGNATLADLLGALEEASGRDLSWWSAQWLETTGLNSLSPRYEIGADGAYTAFAVTQTGAKPGAGELRTHRVAVGVYDEDENGKIVRKHRVELDVDGERTEVPGLVGLPAGKLVLVNDDDLTYCTMRLDPASLTTLIDRIADITDPLPRTLCWSAAWEMTREAELKARDFVTLVQRGVHTETEVGVVQRLLLQAQTALNSYANPAWAADKGWPEFSSRLLELAQGAEAGSDHQLAFVNSLAGCVLDDKTLQIIAGWLDGTAPLEGLTVDTDLRWRLLHALVAHGKAENPEIDAELAKDDTAAGRRQAERSRALRPTDEAKADAWQRAVYDDELPNAVSDSLITGFSHPGQKHLLGGYVTRYFEVIDEVWQRRSSERAQPTVVGLYPSWAVEAATVTASDEWLTGEHPAALRRLVSEGRAGIVRALAAREFDSQAGL, encoded by the coding sequence GTGCCCGCCCCCAACCTGACCCGAGACCAAGCCAAGCTGCGCGCGGATCTGCTCGACGTGGAGTCCTACGACATCGAGCTGGATCTGACCGACGGCCGCGGCGGTCCCGGTGAGAAGACCTTCACGTCGAAGACGACGATCAAGTTCGCGAGCGCCAGAAGCGGCGAAGCCTCGTGGGTCGACATCGTCGCCGAGGGGATCGAGTCGGCCGTCCTCAACGGGACGGACCTCGACGTCAGCGGGTACGTCGAGGACAAGGGTGTCGAGCTGCCCGCGCTCGCCGAGTCGAACGAGCTCACCGTGGACGCGGTCTGCCGGTACATGAACACCGGCGAGGGCCTGCACCGGTTCGTCGACCCGGTCGACGACGGCGTCTACCTCTACACGCAGTTCGAGACCGCCGACGCCAAGCGCATGTTCGCCTGCTTCGACCAGCCCGACCTCAAGTCGGTCTACCGGCTCACCGTGATCGCGCCGAAGGACTGGAAGGTCATTTCGAACGCGCTGATCGAGTCGGCCGAGGAGACCCCCGAGGGGGCCGTCCGCACCGTGTTCAAGGTGTCCGAGCGGATCTCGACGTACCTGGTCGCGCTGATCGCGGGCCCGTACAGCGAGTGGCGCGACGAGTTCTCCGACGAGCACCGCACGATCCCGCTGGGCATCTACTGCCGCGCCTCGCTCGCCGAGCACATGGACGCGGACAAGCTGTTCACCGAGACCAAGCAGGGTTTCGCGTTCTACCACGAGAAGTTCGCCACCCCGTACCCGTTCTCCAAGTACGACCAGCTGTTCGTGCCGGAGTTCAACGCGGGCGCGATGGAGAACGCCGGCGCGGTCACCTTCCTGGAGGACTACGTCTTCCGCAGCCGCGTCACCCGCTACGCCTACGAGCGCCGCGCCGAGACGCTGCTGCACGAGATGGCGCACATGTGGTTCGGCGACCTGGTCACCATGCGCTGGTGGGACGACCTGTGGCTGAACGAGTCGTTCGCGACCTTCGCGAGCGTGCTGGCGCAGGCCGAGGCGACCGAGTACAAGAACGCGTGGACCAGCTTCGCGAACATCGAGAAGTCGTGGGCGTACCGGCAGGACCAGCTGCCCTCGACGCATCCGATCGCCGCGGACATCGTCGACCTGCACGCGGTCGAGGTGAACTTCGACGGCATCACCTACGCCAAGGGCGCGAGCGTCCTCAAGCAGCTCGTCGCTTACGTCGGGCTCGAGCACTTCCTCGAAGGCCTGAAGGTGTACTTCGGCAAGCACGCCTGGGGCAACGCGACCCTGGCGGATCTGCTGGGCGCGCTGGAAGAGGCCTCGGGCCGCGACCTGTCGTGGTGGAGCGCGCAGTGGCTGGAGACCACCGGTCTCAACTCGCTGAGCCCGCGCTACGAGATCGGCGCCGACGGCGCGTACACCGCGTTCGCCGTCACCCAGACCGGTGCCAAGCCGGGTGCCGGTGAGCTGCGGACGCACCGCGTCGCGGTCGGTGTCTACGACGAGGACGAGAACGGCAAGATCGTCCGCAAGCACCGGGTCGAACTCGACGTCGACGGCGAGCGCACCGAGGTGCCGGGGCTGGTCGGGCTCCCGGCGGGCAAGCTCGTGCTGGTCAACGACGACGACCTGACCTACTGCACGATGCGGCTCGACCCGGCGTCGCTGACCACGCTGATCGACCGCATCGCCGACATCACCGACCCGCTGCCCCGCACCCTGTGCTGGTCGGCGGCGTGGGAGATGACGCGTGAGGCCGAGCTCAAGGCCCGCGACTTCGTCACGCTGGTCCAGCGCGGCGTGCACACCGAGACCGAGGTCGGCGTGGTGCAGCGGCTGCTGCTGCAGGCGCAGACGGCGCTGAACTCGTACGCGAACCCGGCGTGGGCGGCGGACAAGGGCTGGCCGGAGTTCTCCTCGCGGCTGCTGGAGCTGGCACAGGGCGCCGAGGCCGGTTCGGACCACCAGCTCGCGTTCGTGAACTCGCTCGCCGGCTGCGTGCTCGACGACAAGACACTGCAGATCATCGCGGGCTGGCTCGACGGCACGGCGCCTCTGGAGGGCCTGACCGTCGACACCGACCTGCGCTGGCGTCTGCTGCACGCGCTGGTCGCGCACGGCAAGGCGGAGAACCCGGAGATCGACGCGGAACTCGCCAAGGACGACACCGCCGCCGGGCGGCGTCAGGCGGAGCGCTCGCGGGCGCTGCGGCCGACCGACGAGGCGAAGGCCGACGCGTGGCAGCGGGCGGTGTACGACGACGAGCTGCCCAACGCGGTCAGCGACTCGCTCATCACCGGCTTCTCCCACCCCGGCCAGAAGCATCTGCTCGGCGGCTACGTGACGCGGTACTTCGAGGTCATCGACGAGGTGTGGCAGCGGCGTTCCAGCGAGCGGGCGCAGCCGACCGTGGTCGGCCTGTACCCGTCGTGGGCCGTCGAGGCGGCGACCGTCACGGCGTCGGACGAGTGGCTGACCGGGGAGCACCCGGCGGCGCTGCGCCGTCTGGTGTCGGAAGGCCGGGCCGGGATCGTGCGGGCGCTGGCCGCCCGTGAGTTCGACTCGCAGGCCGGGCTCTAG